The Vigna unguiculata cultivar IT97K-499-35 chromosome 6, ASM411807v1, whole genome shotgun sequence genome contains a region encoding:
- the LOC114189165 gene encoding uncharacterized protein LOC114189165: MKLNINFITLFSITLVLCFAICIVHASDAEEPESASEELTNSTADQATAEAAESEDSASTDSASTDSASTDSASAETLAEPPTEEAESADPPSEEATTEAPAEQATDTPAEKETESADPPSEEAESANAPSEDQPSEDSVAAEAPSEDLDSADPPSEGQEPEELVSEDLSIADAPAAESPNSEEQARFEEGFFGGGGGGQLKKAFSSFFAEIRMGSLRGSKTITMLNHFNRHDRDSVKEICSRTDYPDDCLSTVVPFLGNKFDLMSVLDAAIKACSFQTNYTISIVEKHMKSSSEMATALANCKEQYTNALQSLQQALTALTSHDLGTVTVMLSSVMADVSACESGFEDLKLARTRAEGMVSVTVSNCLSIASMIPS, translated from the coding sequence ATGAAGCTCAACATCAACTTCATCACACTCTTCTCCATAACCCTTGTCCTATGCTTTGCAATATGCATCGTGCACGCCTCAGACGCTGAAGAGCCTGAGTCCGCATCGGAGGAACTGACTAACTCTACAGCGGACCAGGCAACGGCGGAAGCAGCAGAATCGGAGGACTCGGCATCGACAGACTCGGCATCGACAGACTCAGCATCGACAGACTCAGCATCGGCGGAAACGTTGGCTGAACCGCCAACAGAGGAGGCGGAATCGGCGGACCCTCCATCCGAGGAAGCAACCACGGAAGCCCCTGCGGAGCAGGCAACAGATACCCCTGCAGAGAAGGAAACGGAATCCGCGGACCCACCATCAGAGGAAGCGGAATCGGCGAACGCGCCATCAGAGGACCAGCCATCAGAGGACTCGGTAGCCGCCGAGGCACCATCAGAGGACCTGGATTCCGCGGATCCACCATCGGAGGGCCAGGAACCAGAGGAGCTGGTATCTGAGGACTTGTCAATTGCCGACGCGCCAGCGGCCGAGTCACCAAACAGCGAGGAACAAGCACGTTTCGAGGAAGGCTTCTTCGGCGGCGGTGGCGGCGGGCAACTCAAGAAAGCATTTTCCTCTTTCTTCGCCGAAATCCGCATGGGGTCATTGCGCGGCAGCAAGACAATTACAATGCTGAACCACTTCAACCGCCACGACCGTGACTCTGTGAAGGAAATCTGCTCCCGCACTGACTACCCCGACGATTGCCTCTCCACCGTGGTGCCCTTCCTCGGCAACAAATTCGACCTGATGAGTGTCCTGGACGCCGCCATCAAGGCCTGCTCCTTCCAGACGAACTACACCATCTCCATTGTCGAAAAACACATGAAATCCTCATCGGAGATGGCCACCGCCCTCGCTAACTGCAAGGAGCAGTACACCAACGCCCTCCAGAGCCTGCAGCAGGCCTTGACTGCCCTCACCTCTCACGACCTCGGCACCGTCACCGTCATGCTGAGCTCCGTCATGGCTGATGTCTCCGCCTGCGAGAGCGGCTTCGAGGACCTCAAGTTGGCTAGGACTCGTGCTGAAGGCATGGTCAGCGTAACCGTCAGCAACTGTCTCTCCATTGCTTCCATGATCCCCTCTTAG
- the LOC114186820 gene encoding ubiquitin-conjugating enzyme E2 32-like isoform X1, whose product MADKYNLKNPAVKRILQEVKEMHSNPSDDFMSLPLEENIFEWQFAIRGPRDTEFEGGIYHGRIQLPSEYPFKPPSFMLLTPNGRFETQTKICLSISNHHPEHWQPSWSVRTALVALIAFMPTNPNGALGSLDYKKDERRTLAVKSREAPPKFGTPERQKLIDEIHEYMLSKAPPVPQPSATEASEEHPRNEEAEALVDSPNPESLPAGERIPDEEGDGIVEEQEVLANANPAGVEVSREIQSNVSRNEVPQRSDTSARVHNPRPETRVQKPDDRLFTVAAIGLAIAIVVLLLKKFIKSTEHGALFSNNGS is encoded by the exons atggccgacaagTACAACCTCAAGAACCCCGCCGTCAAGCGCATCCTCCAGGAGGTCAAGGAGATGCATTCCAACCCCTCAGACGATTTCATGAGCCTCCCTCTCGag gaaaatatatttgagtGGCAATTTGCGATTAGAGGACCTCGTGATACTGAATTTGAGGGTGGTATTTATCATGGACGGATCCAGCTGCCTTCAGAGTATCCATTCAAACCCCCTTCGTTTATGTTGTTGACA CCAAATGGTCGTTTCGAGACTCAAACCAAGATTTGCTTGAGCATTTCAAATCATCACCCTGAGCATTGGCAACCATCATGGAGCG TGAGGACTGCTCTAGTTGCACTGATTGCTTTCATGCCAACCAACCCAAATGGTGCATTGGGATCTTTAGACTACAAGAAAGACGAGAGGCGTACCCTGGCTGTAAAATCTCGTGAAGCTCCTCCTAAATTTGGGACTCCTGAACGTCAAAAGCTGATCGATGAG ATACACGAGTACATGTTAAGCAAGGCACCCCCAGTTCCTCAACCAAGCGCCACAGAGGCTTCCGAAGAGCACCCTAGAAATGAGGAGGCTGAGGCGCTGGTTGATTCACCTAATCCTGAGTCTTTACCAGCTGGAGAGAGGATTCCAGATGAAGAAGGTGATGGAATTGTCGAAGAACAAGAAGTCCTTGCAAATGCTAACCCTGCAGGAGTTGAAGTTTCAAGGGAGATtcaatcaaatgtttcaaggaATGAAGTGCCCCAAAGGTCAGATACAAGTGCAAGGGTTCACAATCCCAGGCCAGAGACAAGGGTCCAGAAACCTGATGATAGGCTGTTCACGGTGGCAGCTATCGGACTCGCTATTGCTATTGTGGTTCTTTTGCTCAAAAAGTTCATTAAATCTACCGAACATGGGGCACTTTTCTCCAATAATGGATCTTGA
- the LOC114186820 gene encoding ubiquitin-conjugating enzyme E2 32-like isoform X2 has translation MGFVVENIFEWQFAIRGPRDTEFEGGIYHGRIQLPSEYPFKPPSFMLLTPNGRFETQTKICLSISNHHPEHWQPSWSVRTALVALIAFMPTNPNGALGSLDYKKDERRTLAVKSREAPPKFGTPERQKLIDEIHEYMLSKAPPVPQPSATEASEEHPRNEEAEALVDSPNPESLPAGERIPDEEGDGIVEEQEVLANANPAGVEVSREIQSNVSRNEVPQRSDTSARVHNPRPETRVQKPDDRLFTVAAIGLAIAIVVLLLKKFIKSTEHGALFSNNGS, from the exons ATGGGGTTTGTCGTG gaaaatatatttgagtGGCAATTTGCGATTAGAGGACCTCGTGATACTGAATTTGAGGGTGGTATTTATCATGGACGGATCCAGCTGCCTTCAGAGTATCCATTCAAACCCCCTTCGTTTATGTTGTTGACA CCAAATGGTCGTTTCGAGACTCAAACCAAGATTTGCTTGAGCATTTCAAATCATCACCCTGAGCATTGGCAACCATCATGGAGCG TGAGGACTGCTCTAGTTGCACTGATTGCTTTCATGCCAACCAACCCAAATGGTGCATTGGGATCTTTAGACTACAAGAAAGACGAGAGGCGTACCCTGGCTGTAAAATCTCGTGAAGCTCCTCCTAAATTTGGGACTCCTGAACGTCAAAAGCTGATCGATGAG ATACACGAGTACATGTTAAGCAAGGCACCCCCAGTTCCTCAACCAAGCGCCACAGAGGCTTCCGAAGAGCACCCTAGAAATGAGGAGGCTGAGGCGCTGGTTGATTCACCTAATCCTGAGTCTTTACCAGCTGGAGAGAGGATTCCAGATGAAGAAGGTGATGGAATTGTCGAAGAACAAGAAGTCCTTGCAAATGCTAACCCTGCAGGAGTTGAAGTTTCAAGGGAGATtcaatcaaatgtttcaaggaATGAAGTGCCCCAAAGGTCAGATACAAGTGCAAGGGTTCACAATCCCAGGCCAGAGACAAGGGTCCAGAAACCTGATGATAGGCTGTTCACGGTGGCAGCTATCGGACTCGCTATTGCTATTGTGGTTCTTTTGCTCAAAAAGTTCATTAAATCTACCGAACATGGGGCACTTTTCTCCAATAATGGATCTTGA